CCACGCCCGCCGAGAGCGGTTCGCCGATGGAGAGGGCGTGGCGCAAATCGAGGTCCGCGCCGTCCAGCACCTCGTCGTTCTCCCGGAGCATCCGGTAGGCCGTGGGCACGCTGAACAGCACCGAGATGGGGTACTCGTCCAGCAGGTCGGCCCACTCCTCGGCGTCGAACTCGCCCTCGTAGGTGAACAGCGACGCGCCCCAGAACCACGCGCCGAGCGCGTTGATGGGACCCGTGAGCCATCCGAGGTCGCCCGTGGACCAGTAGAGGTCGTCGGGTTGGAGGTCCACCGCGTACTTCTGTGTCGCGGCGACTCCGGCGACCCACCGCTGTTTGTGCAGGACGCCCTTCGCCAGTCCGGTCGTCCCGCTAGTGTAGTAGAGCAGGGCGTCGTCTTCTCCGCCGGTCCGGGCCGCCTCGTACTCGTCGCTCGCGGCGTCGAGCGCGTCCGAGAACGCGACATCTCGGTCACCGACGCCTTCGCCGCGGTCCACCACGACGACGTGTTCGACCGAGGAGACATCGGCCAGCGCCTCGCCGACCGTCTCGCGGTTGTCGCTGGTCGTCACCACGACCGAGGCGTCGCAGTCGTCCAGTCGGTAGGAGATGCCGTCGGGACCGAACCGCTCGTTGACGCCGCCGAAGACGGCACCGCGCTTGAGCGTCCCGACCAGCGCCACGTAGTGTTCCGGAATTCGGGGCATGTACGAGAACACGCGCTCGCCGCGTTCGACGCCCAACTCTTCGAGGAGGTTGGCGAACCGGTTCGACCGGTCGGCCAGTTCCGCGAAGGTCAACGTCGTCAGTTCGCCGTCGGTCCCGACCTGCCGGAGCGCGACGTTCTCTCCTCGCGGCTCCGCCGCTCGGCTTTCCGAGGCGCTTCGCGGCTCGCTCTCTGCGTGGCGGTCGCAGACCTCGTGGCCCACGTTGAGTTCGCCGGGCGCGTCCCAGTCGGCCTCGTCGTACACATCGTCCCACGAGAACGATTC
This region of Halorussus salinus genomic DNA includes:
- a CDS encoding acyl-CoA synthetase, which codes for MAESHNLSDYDKVRESFSWDDVYDEADWDAPGELNVGHEVCDRHAESEPRSASESRAAEPRGENVALRQVGTDGELTTLTFAELADRSNRFANLLEELGVERGERVFSYMPRIPEHYVALVGTLKRGAVFGGVNERFGPDGISYRLDDCDASVVVTTSDNRETVGEALADVSSVEHVVVVDRGEGVGDRDVAFSDALDAASDEYEAARTGGEDDALLYYTSGTTGLAKGVLHKQRWVAGVAATQKYAVDLQPDDLYWSTGDLGWLTGPINALGAWFWGASLFTYEGEFDAEEWADLLDEYPISVLFSVPTAYRMLRENDEVLDGADLDLRHALSIGEPLSAGVVDWGEETLGVTVHDTYGQTETGNMVINNYPTMELKPGSMGKPLPGIEADVVDPQTGEPVEPGETGEIAERPDFPCFFAEYWNKPEKTANCFVEGPDGEWYLSGDLARKDDEGYFWFEGRADDVIISSGYRIGPFEVESSLGEHPAVAEGAVVPKPDRERGNIVKAYVVPSADADPSGDLKDDIRTHVREELSAHEYPREIEFVEELPKTVTGKIRRTELQDDAEAEADVDGQ